A genomic segment from Clostridium pasteurianum BC1 encodes:
- the pstA gene encoding phosphate ABC transporter permease PstA produces MKAKTCDKIATVVLYVISAFIVLLLIGFIGYIIYNGRSSLNLHFLLGDPKIAEAGGGIGPQLFNSFYMLVIALIITIPIGIGAGIYMSQYAKDGKVLEIIRLCIETMASLPSIVVGLFGLLVFVTMTHWGYTLLSGALAITVINLPAMTRVSENAIKASAAKVKEASLGLGATQWQTIQKVILPSAMPQILTGVILASGRIFGEAAALLYTAGMSAPVLKYSNISLTGKVSPFSLFRPAETLAVHIWKLNSEGMVPDASKIANGSSAVLVIMVLVFNVLARIIGKKIYNSYSGK; encoded by the coding sequence ATGAAAGCTAAAACTTGTGATAAAATAGCAACTGTGGTATTATATGTAATATCGGCTTTTATAGTTTTACTGCTTATAGGTTTTATAGGTTATATTATTTACAATGGAAGAAGTTCTTTAAATCTTCACTTTTTATTAGGAGATCCTAAAATTGCTGAGGCCGGTGGAGGAATAGGGCCACAATTGTTTAATTCCTTTTATATGCTTGTAATAGCGCTTATAATAACTATACCTATTGGTATAGGAGCAGGCATATATATGTCTCAATATGCTAAAGATGGAAAAGTACTAGAGATAATTAGGTTATGCATTGAGACTATGGCGTCACTTCCCTCTATAGTTGTAGGGTTATTTGGATTATTAGTTTTTGTAACAATGACTCATTGGGGCTATACTTTATTATCAGGAGCACTAGCCATAACAGTTATAAATCTTCCAGCTATGACAAGAGTAAGTGAAAATGCTATAAAAGCTTCTGCAGCAAAGGTGAAAGAAGCTAGTCTTGGACTTGGTGCAACACAATGGCAAACCATACAGAAAGTAATACTTCCATCTGCAATGCCACAAATACTAACAGGTGTAATATTAGCATCAGGTAGAATATTTGGAGAAGCTGCTGCACTTTTGTACACGGCAGGAATGAGTGCACCTGTTTTAAAATATAGTAATATAAGTCTCACTGGCAAAGTTTCACCTTTTAGTCTTTTTAGGCCAGCAGAAACTTTGGCGGTTCACATTTGGAAATTAAATTCGGAAGGTATGGTTCCTGATGCTTCTAAAATAGCTAATGGTTCTTCAGCAGTATTGGTAATTATGGTTTTAGTATTTAATGTTTTAGCAAGAATAATAGGAAAGAAAATATATAATTCTTATAGCGGAAAGTAA
- the phoU gene encoding phosphate signaling complex protein PhoU, which translates to MPRKVFDSHLEEMHTDLLRMGSMVEKQIFQCIEALVNQNEKLAQGVIDNDDLIDDMQKEIENKAIKLIAMQQPLAMDLRNIFTTTKIVTDLERIADHAVDIAKVTKRLKTDDYVNQLTDITRMATLVKEMLKVSLDAYVQGDVKRAYAICKKDDEIDALYKQIFSEFLVMMMDNPKAINQATQFLFACKYLERIADHTTNICEGTIYLVTGEQIDLNE; encoded by the coding sequence ATGCCAAGAAAAGTTTTTGACTCACATTTGGAAGAAATGCATACAGATCTTTTGAGAATGGGTAGTATGGTTGAAAAACAAATATTCCAGTGCATAGAAGCTTTAGTCAATCAAAATGAAAAATTAGCACAAGGAGTAATAGACAATGATGATTTAATTGATGACATGCAAAAGGAAATTGAGAATAAGGCTATAAAGCTTATAGCAATGCAGCAGCCTTTGGCGATGGATTTGAGAAATATATTTACTACAACTAAAATAGTAACTGATCTTGAAAGAATAGCAGATCATGCTGTTGATATAGCGAAGGTAACCAAGAGATTAAAAACGGATGATTATGTGAATCAGCTAACAGATATTACCCGTATGGCTACTTTGGTTAAAGAAATGCTTAAAGTTTCTCTTGATGCATATGTGCAGGGCGATGTAAAGCGTGCATATGCTATATGTAAAAAAGACGATGAAATAGATGCTTTATATAAACAGATTTTTAGTGAATTTTTAGTAATGATGATGGATAATCCAAAAGCTATAAATCAGGCCACACAATTTCTGTTTGCTTGTAAATATTTAGAACGAATAGCGGATCACACTACTAATATTTGTGAAGGTACTATATATTTAGTTACCGGAGAACAAATAGATTTAAATGAATAA
- a CDS encoding winged helix-turn-helix domain-containing protein has product MAGEKILIVDDEEHIIELIKFNLENNGYKVICANNGNDAVKLAKSEIPQLILLDLMLPGLDGYDVCREIRKDPSISTVPVIMITAKSEEIDKILGLELGADDYITKPFSIREMMARVKAMLRRAKTQYHDDTYAIADINIDFQKHEVIKQNKKVELTLKEFELLQILIKNKGRVMTRDFLLDKVWGYEYMGETRTVDVHIRHLRQKIEDDDKNPKYIETIRGIGYRFNYNGE; this is encoded by the coding sequence ATGGCTGGAGAAAAAATATTAATTGTAGATGATGAAGAACATATTATAGAACTAATAAAATTTAATTTAGAGAACAATGGTTATAAAGTAATATGTGCTAATAATGGAAATGACGCAGTTAAACTTGCTAAGAGTGAGATTCCTCAACTTATACTATTGGATTTAATGCTTCCTGGATTGGATGGTTATGATGTTTGCAGGGAGATAAGAAAAGATCCTTCTATTTCAACTGTACCTGTAATTATGATTACAGCTAAAAGTGAAGAAATTGATAAAATATTGGGGCTTGAACTGGGGGCAGATGATTATATAACGAAACCATTTTCTATAAGAGAAATGATGGCAAGAGTAAAGGCCATGTTAAGGAGAGCAAAAACTCAATATCATGATGATACTTATGCAATTGCTGACATAAATATTGACTTTCAAAAACATGAAGTGATAAAACAAAATAAAAAAGTAGAATTAACTTTAAAAGAATTTGAATTACTTCAGATTCTTATAAAAAATAAGGGAAGAGTTATGACTAGAGACTTTTTACTGGATAAGGTTTGGGGATATGAATATATGGGGGAAACTAGAACCGTTGATGTACATATAAGGCATTTAAGACAGAAGATTGAAGATGACGATAAAAATCCAAAATATATTGAAACCATTAGAGGTATTGGATATAGATTTAATTATAATGGGGAATAA
- a CDS encoding DUF512 domain-containing protein codes for MQNEILKVYSGSIAEELGVQVGDRIISINGEEIKDIIDYRFLMADDYVTIEVEKKDNNEIWELQVEKEFNEKFGIEFKNGIIDKAQSCRNKCIFCFIDQLPKGMRKSLYFKDDDSRLSFLQGNFVTLTNMKDEDIDRIINYKISPINISVHTTNAHLRIKMLNNRFAGNVMERLERLSQGGITMNCQLVLCPGVNNGKELTKTIMDLYKFYPNIKNVAGVPVGVTKYREGLFDLRTYDKSMAEEEINLASQLQENFIKEIGVPFIRLSDEFYVLADMDIPEKEFYENFDQLEDGIGMIRIFRENIKSTLNNLKKGIKGEFTLVTGVSAFKEIKSAGDVISSVNKNLNINTVKILNDYLGHTITVAGLITGRDIIKQLKKVKYGEYIIVPKNMLKVDTKMFLDDILIEDIEKALNTKVLVCEYTGEDLIEIINEHAGRNNTCQNQ; via the coding sequence ATGCAAAATGAGATTTTAAAGGTTTATAGTGGAAGTATTGCGGAAGAGTTAGGTGTTCAGGTTGGGGATAGAATCATAAGTATAAATGGTGAAGAAATAAAGGATATAATTGATTACAGATTTTTAATGGCAGATGATTATGTAACTATTGAGGTAGAAAAAAAAGATAATAACGAAATATGGGAACTGCAAGTAGAAAAAGAATTTAATGAAAAATTTGGTATAGAATTTAAAAATGGAATAATTGACAAAGCACAAAGCTGTAGAAATAAATGTATATTTTGTTTTATAGATCAATTGCCAAAGGGCATGAGAAAATCTCTGTATTTTAAGGATGATGATTCAAGATTATCTTTTCTTCAGGGGAATTTTGTTACGTTGACAAATATGAAGGATGAAGATATTGATAGGATAATAAATTATAAAATAAGCCCTATAAATATATCTGTGCATACAACTAATGCTCATCTTAGAATAAAAATGCTTAATAATAGATTTGCTGGCAATGTTATGGAGAGACTTGAAAGGTTGTCTCAGGGTGGTATAACTATGAATTGTCAATTGGTGCTTTGTCCTGGTGTTAATAATGGTAAAGAACTAACAAAAACTATAATGGATTTATACAAGTTTTACCCTAATATAAAAAATGTTGCAGGAGTACCTGTAGGTGTAACAAAGTATAGAGAAGGACTATTTGATTTAAGGACTTATGATAAGAGTATGGCAGAAGAAGAGATCAATTTAGCTTCACAATTACAGGAGAATTTTATAAAGGAAATAGGTGTTCCCTTTATAAGACTTTCGGATGAATTTTATGTTTTAGCGGATATGGATATACCAGAAAAGGAGTTCTATGAAAATTTTGATCAATTAGAAGATGGAATAGGTATGATCAGAATTTTTAGAGAAAATATAAAAAGCACATTAAATAACTTAAAAAAAGGAATTAAAGGTGAATTTACTTTAGTAACAGGGGTTTCAGCTTTTAAAGAAATAAAGTCAGCAGGAGATGTGATTTCATCTGTAAATAAAAATTTAAATATAAATACAGTTAAAATATTAAATGACTATTTGGGTCACACCATAACTGTGGCAGGACTTATTACAGGGAGAGATATTATTAAACAACTTAAAAAAGTTAAATATGGAGAATATATTATAGTGCCAAAAAATATGCTGAAGGTAGATACAAAAATGTTTTTAGACGATATACTTATTGAAGATATTGAAAAGGCTTTAAATACAAAAGTTTTAGTTTGTGAATATACAGGAGAAGATCTAATAGAAATTATAAATGAACACGCTGGGAGGAATAATACATGTCAAAACCAATAG
- the pstC gene encoding phosphate ABC transporter permease subunit PstC → MDKRSVWQKIKTEYLGRGFSIICGLLIVVLTLSIIFFVASKGIRIFVKDHYSLSNFLFSSSWKPDADKPEFGAAIFIVGSTLVSVGAVIISAPVSIALAIFMNLISPRLGEKILQPALELFVGIPSVVYGWVGVILLIPFIKRLGGGVGFSLISGILVLSIMILPTIASISADAIKTIPKDYIEASYGLGATRWQTIYRVIIPASKSGILTGIVLGIARAFGEALAVQMVIGNTLKFADKLTSPTTTLTSILTMSISNTVDNTPWNDALWSIALILLLISFIFIVLIRLLGKRGEA, encoded by the coding sequence ATGGATAAAAGAAGTGTATGGCAAAAGATTAAAACAGAATATTTAGGCAGAGGCTTTTCTATAATTTGTGGATTGTTAATAGTAGTATTGACATTATCCATAATATTTTTTGTTGCGTCCAAGGGAATAAGAATATTTGTAAAGGATCATTATTCTCTGTCAAATTTTCTTTTTAGTTCCAGTTGGAAACCTGATGCTGATAAACCTGAATTTGGTGCTGCAATTTTTATTGTAGGTTCCACACTGGTATCTGTTGGTGCGGTAATAATAAGTGCACCTGTAAGTATAGCACTAGCAATTTTTATGAATTTAATATCCCCTAGGTTAGGAGAAAAAATCCTTCAACCTGCTTTGGAGTTGTTTGTGGGAATACCTTCCGTTGTATATGGATGGGTTGGCGTTATACTTTTAATACCATTTATTAAAAGATTAGGTGGTGGAGTTGGTTTTAGTTTGATATCGGGAATTCTAGTACTCAGTATTATGATATTGCCAACTATTGCAAGCATATCTGCTGACGCAATAAAAACTATACCAAAGGATTACATAGAAGCTTCCTATGGACTTGGAGCCACTAGATGGCAGACTATTTATAGGGTGATTATTCCTGCAAGTAAAAGTGGGATTTTAACGGGAATTGTACTTGGTATTGCTAGGGCTTTTGGAGAAGCTTTAGCTGTTCAGATGGTCATAGGTAATACCTTGAAATTTGCTGATAAATTGACATCTCCTACAACTACTTTAACCAGTATATTAACTATGAGCATATCTAATACTGTCGACAACACTCCCTGGAATGATGCACTTTGGTCAATAGCACTTATACTTTTATTAATATCTTTTATTTTTATAGTGCTAATAAGACTTTTGGGAAAAAGAGGTGAAGCATAA
- a CDS encoding methyl-accepting chemotaxis protein, whose product MKKFKKTVSMLKFKEPILILKLKKSIAALNFRKSISLKIIGIVSLAIILVMLLVGGIIYFITYNKMLDMSKENMKILSQEISDNFDSLILIQTSDVGKTTSDIDVNKVALENASNTKEVFQKNYGGDVEKLRNNLKQYAALNKYNENIFVTDKNGLVITCSNDGFLRFDLSNNDYIQQALTGKSVMSSVYTSVISIKPVVTFVQSIKDDKGNIIGLVGKNIFTDYFSSKLDNFKFLNSGYAFIVDGSQNTIYSPIKRDINKKVDIKPIYNLSKDKKFLGSKNSKEIEYNYDGKKYFSNSTSIHELNAMVVLTVGQNEIERAPKAIGTVIIILSLMLIIVITLSLNVIIRKIFEPMNLLIKNTHEISKGNLTVINEIKSKDEVGKLTLSFNNMTLDLKNLLIEIKNTIKGLIHINSIVKSAQQDTVTGMEIINKSTENISKDTMKMFNAVEWSFNSFSKIKDKLLNIKDQSGKVLEEATKIREINKRGIYTIDELKNVNIESNMRMNDASDSFKKLNDNLKNITNIVGAVTNISKQTHILSLNASIEAGRYGEIGRGFNVVAIEIKKLSQNIFLQMNKIEEIVESLNLDMYSAEEKIQNARQVTLSQSQFVKNTIDNYNNMLNSTEGIVNYIDEVDKSIEDLNDKNDSMYEKLNEVKEACEDFNESIEAVKQVVVEQCDGTKNMNNIIDKMGKNTENIVVSINKFTV is encoded by the coding sequence ATGAAAAAATTTAAGAAAACTGTATCAATGCTGAAATTTAAAGAACCTATATTAATATTGAAATTAAAAAAATCCATAGCAGCATTAAATTTTAGAAAGTCTATATCTTTAAAAATAATAGGAATTGTATCTTTAGCTATAATATTAGTTATGCTATTGGTAGGGGGAATTATATATTTCATAACTTATAATAAAATGTTAGATATGAGTAAAGAAAACATGAAGATTCTATCTCAGGAAATAAGTGATAATTTTGATAGTTTGATATTAATACAAACTAGTGATGTGGGAAAGACAACTTCTGATATTGATGTAAATAAAGTTGCACTTGAAAATGCCAGTAATACAAAAGAAGTTTTTCAAAAGAATTATGGCGGTGATGTAGAAAAACTTAGGAATAATCTTAAACAGTATGCAGCTTTAAATAAATACAATGAAAATATATTTGTTACAGATAAAAATGGATTAGTTATTACTTGCAGTAATGATGGTTTTTTGAGATTTGATTTAAGTAATAATGACTATATTCAGCAAGCTTTAACAGGGAAAAGCGTTATGAGTAGTGTATATACTTCAGTAATATCAATTAAGCCAGTAGTTACTTTTGTACAATCTATAAAGGATGATAAGGGAAATATAATTGGACTTGTTGGCAAGAATATTTTTACTGATTATTTTTCTAGCAAACTTGACAATTTTAAATTTTTGAATTCAGGCTATGCATTTATTGTAGATGGATCTCAAAATACCATATATAGTCCTATAAAAAGAGATATTAATAAAAAGGTAGATATTAAGCCTATTTATAATCTGTCTAAAGATAAAAAATTTTTAGGTTCTAAAAATTCAAAGGAAATAGAATATAATTACGATGGCAAAAAATACTTCTCAAATTCTACAAGTATACATGAATTAAATGCCATGGTAGTTCTTACAGTGGGACAAAATGAAATTGAAAGAGCACCAAAGGCTATAGGTACAGTTATAATAATATTGAGTTTAATGTTGATTATAGTAATAACTCTGTCTTTAAATGTAATAATCAGAAAGATTTTTGAACCAATGAATTTATTAATTAAAAATACTCACGAGATATCAAAGGGAAATCTTACTGTAATAAATGAAATAAAATCTAAAGATGAAGTTGGAAAACTTACTTTAAGCTTTAATAATATGACCCTTGATTTAAAAAATCTTTTAATTGAGATAAAGAATACCATTAAGGGTCTTATACATATAAATAGTATAGTAAAAAGTGCTCAACAGGATACTGTTACAGGTATGGAAATAATAAATAAAAGTACTGAAAATATATCAAAAGATACTATGAAGATGTTTAATGCAGTTGAATGGAGTTTTAATTCATTTAGCAAAATAAAAGACAAACTTTTAAACATTAAAGATCAATCAGGAAAAGTTTTAGAGGAGGCAACTAAAATTCGGGAAATAAATAAACGGGGAATTTATACTATAGATGAATTGAAAAATGTTAATATAGAGTCAAATATGAGAATGAATGATGCCAGTGACTCCTTTAAAAAATTAAATGACAATTTAAAAAATATAACAAACATAGTAGGAGCAGTAACAAATATATCAAAACAGACACATATACTTTCTTTAAATGCATCCATAGAAGCAGGAAGATATGGAGAAATAGGAAGAGGATTTAATGTAGTGGCTATTGAAATAAAGAAATTATCTCAAAATATTTTTTTGCAAATGAATAAAATAGAGGAAATTGTAGAATCATTAAATTTAGATATGTATTCTGCTGAGGAAAAAATACAAAATGCAAGGCAGGTTACATTATCTCAATCTCAATTTGTGAAGAATACCATAGATAACTATAATAATATGCTTAATTCTACAGAAGGTATAGTTAATTACATAGATGAGGTAGATAAGAGCATAGAGGACCTAAATGATAAAAATGATTCTATGTATGAAAAGTTAAATGAAGTTAAAGAAGCTTGTGAGGATTTCAATGAGTCAATAGAAGCAGTAAAACAAGTAGTAGTAGAGCAATGTGATGGTACAAAAAATATGAATAATATTATAGATAAAATGGGAAAAAATACAGAAAATATAGTTGTTAGTATAAATAAATTTACTGTATAA
- the pstB gene encoding phosphate ABC transporter ATP-binding protein PstB, producing the protein MGIIKTNNLNLFYGNVQALKSISLDIEKNSVTALIGPSGCGKSTFLRTINRMNDLIESVRIDGEVLFEDKNIYKDYDEIQLRKRIGMVFQKANPFPMSIYDNIAYGPRIHGIRSKNKLDEIVEKSLNGAVLWEEAKDRLKESALGLSGGQQQRLCIARTLAVEPEVLLMDEPTSALDPISTLKVEELMDELKKKYTVIIVTHNMQQAGRISDYTAFFLNGEVVEDGKTESIFYKPVDKRTEDYITGRFG; encoded by the coding sequence ATGGGTATAATTAAGACTAACAATTTAAATTTATTCTATGGAAATGTCCAAGCACTTAAAAGTATTAGTCTTGATATAGAAAAGAATTCTGTAACTGCACTAATTGGGCCGTCAGGGTGCGGTAAGTCTACATTTTTAAGAACTATCAATCGAATGAATGATTTAATTGAATCTGTAAGAATAGACGGAGAAGTGCTATTTGAGGATAAGAATATATATAAAGATTATGATGAAATTCAATTGAGAAAACGAATAGGCATGGTGTTTCAAAAGGCAAATCCATTCCCTATGTCTATATATGATAATATTGCCTATGGGCCAAGAATACATGGTATAAGAAGTAAAAATAAATTAGACGAAATTGTAGAAAAAAGTTTAAATGGTGCTGTACTTTGGGAGGAAGCAAAGGATAGATTAAAAGAAAGTGCCTTAGGACTTTCAGGAGGCCAGCAGCAAAGATTATGCATAGCTAGAACTTTGGCAGTGGAACCAGAGGTGCTTCTTATGGATGAACCTACTTCAGCATTGGATCCTATATCCACCTTAAAGGTTGAAGAACTGATGGATGAATTGAAAAAGAAATATACTGTAATAATAGTAACTCATAATATGCAGCAGGCTGGCAGAATTTCAGATTACACAGCTTTTTTCTTAAATGGAGAGGTTGTTGAAGATGGAAAAACAGAAAGTATATTTTACAAACCAGTAGATAAGAGAACAGAGGATTATATTACAGGTAGATTTGGTTAA
- a CDS encoding ATP-binding protein, producing MKKKIILYTLATVFFTLIIVTLLFISLINYQYEQNTKSSLKSNNEFIIKILDPNNVSKNREFLNEEYGNSNISVTFIDKYNNIMFNSDKDFKKSSENSYFEISTAKENNDSYAIRYSNTLNKNVMYAAIKYNDYIIRSAQPLNFIETLKMSYLRYYSLMILITFLVSLWFAKKLSNIIIKPIKDLETIADMVDRGEIKKTIMIDSDDELGSLGKKFNNMAEKLKLTMKDSLDKQNRIEAILKSMESGVVAVDRKRKVIMINPYAEMLFGIEKNIIGESLMDSIRDFEIEDVFKSGSNGFKEIKILWPQEKVIRIKTADIVDEEKNIGKVAVFQDITDIRKLENMRSQFVANVSHELKTPLTSIKGFTETLKYVKDNEKRIQFLDIIDEEVERLTRLINDILSLSHIEAQKKMKQEVFFVDEIVDNVYNLMKNTAENKNISLSVVENSRIKLLGDKDRFKQMLINLVDNAIKYSENNDSVYMSSIIENDVCIIYVEDTGLGISQEHIKRLFERFYRVDKARSRAKGGTGLGLAIVKHIVLNFGGTIEVKSELGKGSKFVIKLPLSMNLT from the coding sequence ATGAAAAAGAAGATTATACTTTATACCTTAGCAACTGTGTTTTTTACATTAATAATAGTAACTTTACTTTTTATATCTCTAATCAATTATCAATATGAACAAAACACTAAATCAAGTCTTAAGAGCAATAATGAATTTATTATAAAAATTCTTGATCCTAATAATGTAAGTAAAAACAGAGAATTTCTAAATGAAGAATATGGCAATTCTAATATAAGCGTTACTTTTATAGATAAATATAATAATATTATGTTTAATTCAGATAAAGATTTTAAAAAATCCAGCGAAAATTCCTATTTTGAAATTAGTACGGCTAAAGAAAATAATGATTCTTACGCTATAAGATATAGTAATACATTAAACAAAAATGTTATGTATGCTGCAATTAAATATAATGATTATATTATTAGAAGTGCACAACCATTGAATTTTATAGAAACATTAAAAATGTCTTACTTAAGATATTATTCTCTCATGATATTAATAACCTTTTTAGTATCTTTATGGTTTGCAAAAAAATTATCTAATATTATTATAAAACCAATAAAGGATTTAGAGACTATTGCGGATATGGTAGATAGAGGAGAAATCAAAAAAACTATCATGATTGATTCTGATGATGAATTAGGTAGTCTTGGGAAAAAATTTAATAATATGGCAGAAAAATTGAAACTTACCATGAAGGATTCATTAGATAAACAAAATAGAATTGAGGCCATACTAAAAAGTATGGAAAGTGGAGTTGTTGCAGTAGACAGAAAACGTAAAGTTATAATGATTAATCCCTATGCTGAAATGTTATTTGGTATAGAAAAAAATATTATAGGTGAAAGTCTAATGGACAGCATTAGAGATTTTGAAATTGAAGATGTATTTAAATCTGGTTCTAATGGATTTAAGGAAATTAAAATATTGTGGCCGCAGGAGAAAGTTATTAGAATTAAAACTGCAGATATAGTTGATGAGGAAAAAAATATTGGTAAAGTAGCAGTATTTCAAGATATAACTGATATTAGAAAACTTGAAAATATGAGGTCTCAGTTTGTGGCAAATGTTTCTCATGAATTAAAAACACCTTTAACATCAATAAAAGGATTTACGGAAACCTTAAAATATGTCAAAGATAATGAAAAGAGAATTCAATTTTTAGATATAATTGATGAGGAAGTAGAGAGGTTAACTAGGTTAATAAATGATATTCTAAGTCTATCACACATAGAAGCACAAAAGAAAATGAAGCAGGAAGTGTTTTTTGTAGATGAGATAGTAGACAATGTGTATAATTTAATGAAAAATACAGCTGAAAATAAGAATATATCTTTATCTGTTGTGGAAAATTCACGCATAAAGCTTTTAGGAGATAAAGATAGATTTAAACAGATGCTAATTAATTTAGTTGATAATGCCATAAAGTATTCTGAAAATAATGATAGTGTCTATATGTCCTCAATTATAGAGAATGATGTATGCATTATATACGTTGAAGACACTGGCTTAGGTATATCACAGGAACATATTAAGAGACTTTTTGAAAGGTTCTATAGAGTAGATAAAGCACGCTCTAGAGCAAAGGGAGGAACTGGTTTAGGCCTTGCCATTGTGAAACATATAGTTTTAAACTTTGGTGGAACTATTGAAGTGAAAAGTGAACTGGGTAAGGGAAGTAAGTTTGTTATAAAATTGCCATTATCAATGAATCTTACTTAG
- a CDS encoding phosphate ABC transporter substrate-binding protein, with protein MKSKKLKLVVTAIAITVVAGLFAGCGNSSSSSNNATGNSSNSSSSTQAVSGSITLSGSTALQPLAEKAVDGFKAKNPDATVNVQGGGSGTGLTQVSQGAVDIGNSDIFAEEKDANLAKGLVDHKVCVIGFAVVTSKDVDVTDLTKAQIQDIFTGKVTNWNQVGGKNLPINVVHRTSGSGTRATFTKTVLDGTKENDSVGTTQDSNGAVQTAMSKTSGSISYLALSYLTDAVKNDIKEVKVAGVDPTAANITSGKYPFWSYEHMYTKGEATGVAKAFIDYISSNKALIEKTGYIASSDMKVK; from the coding sequence ATGAAAAGTAAAAAACTTAAACTTGTGGTGACAGCGATAGCAATTACAGTGGTTGCTGGATTGTTTGCTGGATGTGGAAACAGCAGCAGTTCTTCAAATAATGCTACTGGTAATTCAAGTAATTCTTCAAGTTCAACACAAGCGGTTTCAGGTTCAATAACACTTTCAGGATCTACAGCTCTTCAACCTTTGGCAGAAAAGGCAGTAGATGGATTTAAAGCAAAAAATCCGGATGCAACAGTAAATGTACAAGGTGGCGGTAGTGGAACTGGATTAACACAGGTAAGCCAGGGAGCAGTAGATATCGGAAATTCAGATATTTTTGCTGAGGAAAAAGATGCAAATTTAGCTAAAGGCTTAGTGGATCACAAAGTTTGCGTTATTGGTTTTGCAGTAGTTACAAGTAAGGATGTAGATGTTACTGATCTTACTAAAGCTCAAATACAAGATATATTTACTGGTAAGGTAACAAATTGGAATCAAGTAGGTGGAAAGAATTTACCTATAAATGTTGTTCACAGAACAAGCGGTTCTGGTACTAGAGCTACATTTACTAAAACAGTTTTAGATGGAACTAAGGAAAACGATAGTGTAGGAACTACTCAGGATTCAAATGGTGCAGTTCAAACAGCTATGTCAAAGACATCAGGAAGCATAAGTTACTTAGCTTTATCTTATTTAACTGATGCTGTTAAGAATGACATAAAAGAAGTTAAAGTAGCTGGAGTAGATCCAACAGCGGCAAACATAACTTCAGGAAAATATCCTTTCTGGTCATATGAACATATGTATACAAAGGGAGAAGCTACAGGAGTGGCTAAGGCATTTATTGATTATATTTCAAGCAATAAAGCCCTAATTGAAAAAACAGGCTATATAGCTTCTAGTGATATGAAAGTTAAATAG
- the pgeF gene encoding peptidoglycan editing factor PgeF — protein MNITVDNYQFINFEDDNIRINFSTAKNNLDFNMSTSEGIENLENIKKWFQVEEVGYLKQTHSDKIYLYDGIVHEGDAIITDKPNVAIGVFTADCVPVLIYSKDRSIIAAVHSGWKGTFLEIVYKTIKRIVDMYSVDVKDIKVYIGPHNRECCYEFGKDIAEKFYEKDIYKNIKFYNNGKLNLEACILRQLVKIGVLKENIKSLNICTFCNDRYELFSYRKQKVNYGRMYSFIYMK, from the coding sequence ATGAATATTACCGTTGATAATTACCAATTTATAAATTTTGAAGATGACAATATAAGAATTAATTTTTCTACTGCAAAGAATAATCTAGATTTTAATATGTCAACTTCTGAAGGAATAGAAAATCTTGAAAATATAAAAAAGTGGTTTCAAGTTGAGGAGGTAGGTTATCTTAAACAGACTCATAGTGATAAAATATATTTATATGATGGTATTGTTCATGAAGGTGATGCAATAATTACGGACAAGCCCAATGTGGCAATTGGAGTATTTACTGCTGATTGTGTGCCAGTTTTAATTTATAGTAAAGATAGATCTATAATAGCGGCGGTACACAGCGGTTGGAAAGGTACATTTCTCGAAATTGTATATAAGACTATAAAAAGAATTGTAGATATGTATTCTGTAGATGTAAAGGACATTAAAGTTTATATAGGTCCTCATAATAGGGAATGCTGTTACGAATTTGGAAAAGATATAGCTGAAAAATTTTATGAAAAAGACATATATAAAAACATAAAATTTTATAATAATGGTAAACTTAATCTAGAGGCTTGCATACTAAGGCAACTTGTAAAAATTGGAGTTCTTAAAGAAAATATAAAAAGTTTAAATATTTGTACATTTTGTAATGATAGATATGAGCTCTTCTCCTATAGGAAACAAAAGGTGAATTATGGGAGAATGTATTCTTTTATATATATGAAGTGA